A single Macrobrachium nipponense isolate FS-2020 chromosome 5, ASM1510439v2, whole genome shotgun sequence DNA region contains:
- the LOC135215536 gene encoding uncharacterized protein LOC135215536, with product MASVVTTLGAGDLELFGNVAGLEHRLGTELPEHRLGTELPQGKFFDLRTVITVLCCNSESAISCIPRGTKSNVYFVCTHSGLDLDFADDCSWVSGSSIHRTRYVCLPNNALKRVAYRNSLYVIPQLTSGERTFVPLNPQPSHDDILEINTRTFSHLESADYKKRATWISKLPVRIWPVLPGTACVEYSGTSPEVSSIEDEPYTSADQGETRKIQGSAIFNSGSCQDVGQVNLNANGGTYDLKNNYESPSNAHFIYGNSECEGYEFDIPVLNVEEIEKCFPQYLPYEPEPLYADGVKSDFAAKPLYFYTTSNFYVQSMPPSIPVYKVGGEGVGGRAFENNDVTGYETDVSQLYADIAAKCKDRKISVVASNCGSGNVSSSLFSNFMEGTPLPEGKFLDMQDLIHALISCTPLDIIPRGFKKNLYFIVKQNIQGGESISLSKLYIDEFSWVGCLETTEAFYGKKTGEFERLVLKNGNYFLNSEKTPMNPQPTTDDILIVKRNYGSAQAPFSLQRRITLITNVPSYLHSSISLSVCVEYVSGLEGFIDGEKFSNVPFPVHNNRSGQDGTSLPHKSALTYGIPLPEGNFLDIDTLLAALVSRDSLSYIPDCVKDDVYFICNDTSNLFCRETREISSDFDVFGPWHNSHSLIISFIVHKMGSYERCYVEDELYYRQKKVGNDVKYELYDPQPSSNSILEIYRSHASSLGLWRRITWVVRAPKVLCSVVPHTACVEYLRLFRQGPLVNKSDNHVESATDKDRTTCSEGAPLPEGKFLSPRQLLQALRSAKPVDKIPEGLNNNMYFIVGIEKVKDLCGESDRYSGSEVTHEMYATLPESKSDVQIFKKRGFYCVKNGVPLLPQPTYDSILGIDRLTSTWRKSGGCKRQITWITKVPPHLAPLPTNLACVEYAVDSEACQESVHSLQSDSWKGAHDSKQKFVKSTVGQNITQPLSSLLKESDSLLKDVLFPISDDVRDSFIHHIEYRKGEITSLTLYKEEQLLNLYQFCCSDFHPSVLGVKTLFKNQAFNVTVLTYINYSVIHGLTGEHPVFIGPVFLHKDDDCLTYNVFLSHIKKRMSKIHGQVRGGKQNPLVLGTDVSKALQQSLDRFPKSCKLICSDDVKHHVLQMVKDHFNSSQSSDLVEKIVKLFVGSEGLCNSPNEKELLNQFRMAKLMGFVPSELLLQFENNFFPILKRNFATYDRHPWIKRGWVNEGSTRFMFELTETESIISRFTHMKNRNEFGGNILGTLVNNLYDCVQNQVNEVFSALMGNSELLTISDDFEMYKISRHLNLCLTEAQLFERFRDFLSGKMLKGKVKPREKIGSENVRMKSSTDPELVVQPERETPGKGGDDYIRERNTLLRPVRKNMNYGHRHEFIGDEVKPGTCKMNFEDSCEERPQLSQKRRRNTNSTNEPNTAMKIHGAFLGRHEEKAQKPQNRLLEEKKSELFCDGNFSPEALGIIDNGEVKELAVKSQGRNSLGKTVKDTKSEVVQESCEQYGQESVTPQEKIVEPGFGDSNCFRGLLVEKCSLNVGEVTENKFKKKTSSGPKSNGSLKRRKNIIVCGKLSEKFKVKSLRGQQRKLLKDNTGHSYKIRESNRVSIGRRQFTQLRKFQGNLQNCIPKSMDKQNTKWVEPCFRKSRKRKGNTNQHSVGNECQVVDGNSRRNSRKNSLYDEVKCSTDRKKHCLKKVYVKLEYLPQETLRKLSEHGSLLV from the coding sequence ATGGCATCTGTTGTTACTACCTTGGGTGCTGGCGACCTTGAGTTGTTTGGAAATGTTGCTGGACTTGAACACAGATTAGGAACTGAGCTTCCTGAACACAGATTAGGAACCGAGCTTCCTCAGGGCAAATTCTTTGACCTTAGAACTGTCATTACTGTACTATGTTGTAACAGTGAAAGTGCAATATCATGTATTCCAAGAGGCACTAAGAGTAATGTGTACTTTGTTTGTACACATTCAGGATTAGATTTAGATTTTGCTGACGATTGTTCTTGGGTATCGGGCAGTTCAATTCACCGAACCCGATATGTATGCCTACCAAATAATGCCTTAAAAAGAGTTGCTTATAGAAATAGTTTGTATGTAATCCCACAGTTAACAAGTGGCGAGAGAACTTTTGTTCCTTTAAATCCACAGCCATCACATGATGATATTCTTGAAATTAATACAAGAACTTTTAGTCATTTAGAAAGTGCAGATTACAAGAAGAGAGCTACATGGATTAGTAAATTGCCAGTCCGTATATGGCCGGTTCTTCCAGGAACTGCATGTGTCGAGTATTCGGGTACTTCACCTGAAGTATCTTCAATTGAAGATGAACCATATACATCTGcagatcaaggagaaaccagaaaAATACAAGGAAGTGCCATTTTTAATTCAGGGAGTTGTCAGGATGTTGGACAAGTGAACTTGAATGCTAATGGTGGAACATACGacctaaaaaataattatgaatccCCTTCAAATGCCCATTTTATTTAtggtaactcagaatgtgaaggATATGAGTTTGATATTCCAGTGTTAAATGTAGAGGAGATAGAAAAATGTTTCCCTCAATATTTGCCTTATGAACCTGAACCTTTGTACGCAGATGGAGTCAAAAGTGATTTTGCAGCAAAACCTCTCTATTTTTATACCACTTCAAACTTTTATGTCCAATCTATGCCTCCTTCAATTCCAGTTTATAAAGTGGGTGGAGAAGGAGTTGGAGGGAGGGCTTTTGAGAATAATGATGTAACAGGTTATGAGACAGATGTATCGCAGCTTTATGCGGACATTGCTGCAAAGTGTAAAGACAGAAAAATTTCAGTTGTTGCTTCTAATTGTGGCAGTGGTAATGTAAGCAGTAGTTTATTTAGTAATTTCATGGAAGGTACACCTTTACCTGAGGGAAAGTTTTTAGATATGCAAGATCTTATTCATGCACTTATTTCATGTACCCCGTTGGATATAATACCAAGAGGTTTCAAGAAAAATCTATATTTCATTGTTAAGCAAAATATACAGGGTGGTGAAAgcatttctctttcaaaattatatatagatgaatttTCTTGGGTTGGTTGTCTTGAAACTACAGAGGCTTTTTATGGCAAGAAAACTGGAGAATTCGAAAGGCTAGTTTTAAAGAATGGAAATTACTTTTTGAACAGTGAGAAAACTCCCATGAATCCTCAACCAACAACAGATGATATTTTAATTGTCAAAAGAAATTATGGCTCAGCACAAGCACCATTTAGTCTTCAAAGGCGTATCACGTTGATCACAAATGTACCGTCATACTTGCATTCTAGTATTtctctgagtgtgtgtgttgaATATGTTAGTGGTTTGGAAGGGTTTATTGATGGTGAAAAGTTTAGTAATGTACCCTTTCCAGTTCATAATAATAGGAGTGGTCAGGATGGGACTTCATTGCCTCACAAATCTGCTCTGACATATGGTATTCCATTACCAGAAGGCAACTTTTTAGACATTGATACCTTGTTGGCAGCGTTAGTATCAAGAGATAGCTTGTCTTATATACCAGATTGTGTTAAAGATGATGTATACTTTATATGTAATgacacttcaaatttgttttgtCGAGAGACAAGGGAAATAAGTTCTGATTTTGATGTGTTTGGCCCATGGCATAATAGTCACTCTCTTATTATAAGCTTTATTGTACATAAAATGGGGTCATATGAGAGATGTTATGTAGAGGATGAACTGTATTACAGACAGAAAAAGGTGGGCAATGATGTGAAATATGAATTGTATGATCCACAGCCATCGTCCAACAGTATACTGGAAATTTACAGAAGTCATGCCTCAAGCTTAGGTCTTTGGAGAAGAATTACCTGGGTAGTTAGAGCCCCTAAGGTCCTTTGTTCAGTTGTTCCTCACACTGCTTGTGTAGAATATTTAAGGTTGTTCCGTCAGGGGCCGTTAGTGAACAAAAGTGATAATCATGTTGAGAGCGCAACAGACAAAGACAGAACAACATGCAGTGAAGGTGCACCTTTACCTGAAGGGAAGTTTTTGTCCCCAAGGCAACTGCTTCAAGCACTGCGCTCTGCTAAACCTGTTGACAAAATTCCAGAAGGAttgaataataatatgtatttcatTGTAGGAATTGAAAAGGTAAAAGACTTGTGTggtgagagcgacaggtattcaGGAAGTGAAGTGACTCATGAAATGTATGCTACTCTACCAGAGTCAAAGTCTGATgtccaaatatttaaaaaacgtgGCTTTTATTGTGTGAAGAATGGTGTGCCATTATTACCACAAccaacttatgacagcattttggGTATTGATCGTCTTACATCAACATGGAGAAAGTCTGGAGGTTGCAAGAGACAGATTACCTGGATAACTAAAGTACCTCCTCACTTGGCTCCATTGCCAACAAATTTAGCCTGTGTGGAATATGCCGTGGATAGCGAAGCATGTCAGGAATCTGTTCATTCATTGCAGTCAGATTCTTGGAAAGGTGCCCATGATAGTAAACAAAAATTTGTAAAGAGCACTGTTGGACAAAATATAACACAGCCTTTGTCTTCTCTTCTGAAAGAATCAGACAGTTTGTTGAAGGAtgttttatttcctatttcaGATGATGTGAGAGATAGCTTTATTCATCACATAGAGTATAGGAAAGGTGAAATAACTTCATTGACATTATATAAAGAAGAGCAGTTGCTGAATTTGTATCAGTTTTGTTGTTCTGATTTCCATCCTTCTGTACTTGGTGtgaaaacattatttaaaaaccAAGCTTTTAATGTTACTGTCTTGACCTACATAAATTATTCTGTAATTCATGGTCTGACAGGTGAACATCCTGTATTTATTGGTCCAGTATTCCTTCATAAAGATGATGATTGTTTGACGTataatgtgtttttatctcatattaaaaaaagaatgagtaAAATTCATGGCCAGGTGAGAGGAGGAAAACAGAACCCACTGGTTTTGGGAACTGATGTTAGCAAAGCATTGCAACAGTCATTAGATAGGTTTCCAAAAAGTTGTAAACTTATATGTTCTGATGATGTGAAACACCATGTTTTGCAGATGGTAAAGGACCACTTCAATTCTAGCCAGTCATCAGATTTGGTTGAAAAAATAGTAAAGTTATTTGTTGGATCTGAAGGACTGTGTAACAGTCCAAATGAAAAGGAGCTTCTTAATCAATTTAGAATGGCCAAACTTATGGGATTTGTTCCTTCAGAGCTATTGCtgcaatttgaaaataatttttttccaattttgaagAGAAATTTTGCAACTTATGATCGTCATCCATGGATAAAACGAGGATGGGTAAATGAGGGTAGTACAAGATTTATGTTTGAGCTAACAGAAACAGAGAGCATAATTTCTAGATTTACTCAcatgaaaaacagaaatgaatttGGAGGTAATATTTTGGGCACATTGGTGAACAACTTGTATGATTGTGTGCAAAATCAGGTAAATGAAGTTTTCAGTGCTTTAATGGGTAATAGTGAGCTTTTAACAATTTCTGATGACTTTGAAATGTATAAGATTAGTAGACATTTGAATCTTTGTCTAACAGAGGCACAACTTTTTGAAAGATTTCGGGATTTCCTTAGTGGGAAAATGTTGAAAGGAAAAGTTAAACCCAGGGAAAAAATTGGAAGTGAAAATGTAAGGATGAAATCTAGTACTGATCCAGAATTAGTTGTTCAGCCAGAAAGAGAGACTCCTGGGAAAGGGGGTGATGACTACATTAGAGAAAGAAACACACTTCTCAGGCCAGTACGTAAGAACATGAATTATGGGCACAGACATGAATTCATAGGTGATGAAGTTAAACCTGGTACTTGTAAGATGAACTTTGAGGACAGTTGTGAAGAAAGACCGCAATTGTCCCAAAAGAGGAGGAGAAATACTAATTCAACAAACGAACCTAATACAGCAATGAAAATTCACGGAGCATTTCTTGGAAGGCATGAGGAGAAGGCACAAAAGCCCCAGAACAGACTTCTTGAAGAAAAGAAATCGGAACTGTTTTGTGATGGTAACTTCAGTCCTGAAGCATTGGGTATTATAGATAATGGAGAAGTAAAGGAACTGGCAGTGAAGAGTCAAGGGAGAAACAGTTTAGGTAAGACAGTTAAGGACACTAAGAGTGAAGTTGTTCAGGAAAGCTGTGAACAGTATGGGCAAGAATCTGTTACTCCACAGGAAAAGATTGTTGAGCCAGGGTTTGGAGATAGTAATTGTTTTCGTGGGCTGTTAGTTGAGAAATGTTCATTAAATGTCGGAGAGGTAACTGAgaacaaatttaagaaaaaaacttcaTCTGGACCGAAGTCAAATGGTTCATTGAAACGCAGAAAGAACATTATTGTCTGTGGTAAATTGAGTGAAAAGTTTAAGGTAAAATCTTTGAGGGGACAACAGAGGAAGTTGCTTAAAGATAACACTGGTCATTCCTACAAAATACGTGAAAGTAATCGCGTTAGTATTGGTAGACGTCAATTTACACAATTAAGAAAATTTCAAGGGAATTTGCAGAATTGCATTCCTAAGTCAATGGATAAACAAAACACGAAATGGGTTGAGCCGTGCTTTAGGAAGTCTAGAAAAAGGAAGGGAAATACAAACCAACATTCAGTAGGTAATGAATGTCAGGTGGTAGATGGAAATtccagaagaaattccagaaaaaacagtttatatgatgaagtgaaatgcaGTACTGATAGAAAGAAGCATTGCTTGAAAAAGGTTTATGTGAAATTGGAATATCTTCCACAAGAAACACTAAGAAAATTATCAGAGCATGGTAGTTTGCTTGTGTAA